A genomic window from Engraulis encrasicolus isolate BLACKSEA-1 chromosome 14, IST_EnEncr_1.0, whole genome shotgun sequence includes:
- the mybl2b gene encoding v-myb avian myeloblastosis viral oncogene homolog-like 2b, protein MLDVILGIRSLFCGIWTGKNSGEMSWWSRGDDGEEGMCQDTDSDVAESRDYGKFKVKWTQEEDDNLRTLVQKLGPNDWKRVASYLPNRSEPQCQHRWFKVLDPDLVKGPWTKEEDEKVIALVKKYGNKQWAMVAKHLKGRLGKQCRERWHNHLNPDVKKSSWTSEEDLIIYKAHCVLGNRWAEIAKLLPGRTDNAVKNHWNSTIKRKVDLGFYVGVEPTLKVAHHPKQEDIIAHHCSDQAVELSFDDMDIVKMEGVPQDVSCPAIEVTSPKPESSSPSPPCRRGVQTPKRELDSGGESSTCSWVVDSSGFLSPSSGPALKEVMEMMEGDMESWCNLSDVTFDLPEEESQSPTTPTPPTTNPTSTSGSGSSQGPERLLFRLEGNALQELSKGSRAGELIPISPRAGGTPPSILARHNRRRVAGSPDANDSMTPKSTPVKILPFSPSQFLNMWTKQDTYELENPSLTSTPVCTQKAIVTTPLHRDKTPLIQKENSVFITPNHKSSDLDAQPRTPTPFKNAMEKYGPLRPLPATPNLEEDLKEVLRNEAGIELMLEDTPPPEQRRKQSQRPPVKKVRKSLALDVIDCNESRLLPGKVMPKLSPKAETSLSSSFNSSSFSCIKEENVLDQGFILGPCESGSGSQCEPLPMSQEWEEVVCGRTKDQLLLTQKARRFMRSLKSHPTNRALILS, encoded by the exons ATGTTGGATGTGATACTTGGCATTCGATCGCTATTTTGTGGTATTTGGACTGGGAAAAACAGCGGGGAAATGTCTTGGTGGTCGCGCGG TGACGATGGCGAAGAAGGGATGTGTCAGGACACGGATTCAGACGTGGCTGAGTCCAGAGACTATGGGAAATTCAAGGTGAAATGGACCCAGGAAGAG GATGACAACCTACGAACTTTGGTGCAGAAGTTGGGACCAAATGATTGGAAACGCGTTGCCAGTTATTTACCG AATCGCTCCGAGCCCCAGTGCCAACACCGCTGGTTTAAAGTTCTTGACCCTGATCTGGTGAAAGGTCCCTGGAcaaaagaggaagatgagaag GTTATTGCACTGGTGAAGAAGTATGGCAACAAACAGTGGGCCATGGTGGCCAAGCACCTGAAGGGCCGCCTGGGCAAACAGTGTCGGGAGCGTTGGCACAACCATCTGAACCCGGACGTGAAGAAGTCTTCCTGGACGTCCGAGGAGGACCTCATCATCTACAAGGCTCACTGCGTGCTGGGGAACCGCTGGGCTGAGATCGCCAAACTGCTCCCTGGAAG GACGGACAATGCTGTGAAGAACCATTGGAACTCCACGATTAAGCGCAAGGTGGATTTGGGCTTCTATGTTGGTGTGGAGCCCACATTGAAAGTTGCTCACCATCCTAAGCAGGAGGACATCATTGCTCATCACTGCAGCGACCAGGCG GTGGAGCTGTCCTTTGACGATATGGATATTGTCAAGATGGAGGGCGTGCCTCAG GATGTGTCTTGTCCAGCAATTGAAGTAACATCTCCCAAGCCAGAGTCGTCGTCGCCATCACCACCGTGTCGAAGAGGAGTGCAGACCCCCAAGAGGGAGTTGGACAGCGGCGGGGAGTCGAGCACTTGCTCCTGGGTGGTGGACAGCTCTGGCTTCCTATCGCCATCCTCTGGGCCTGCTCTGAAGGAGGTCATGGAGATGATGGAGGGG GACATGGAGAGCTGGTGTAACCTCTCAGACGTAACGTTTGACCTCCCGGAGGAGGAGAGCCAGAGCCCCACCACCCCCACGCCCCCCACCACAAACCCCACCTCAAcctccggctccggctccagtCAGGGCCCCGAGCGGCTGCTGTTCCGGCTGGAGGGCAACGCCCTGCAGGAGCTGAGCAAAGGCAGCCGTGCTGGAGAGCTGATCCCCATCTCCCCCCGGGCGGGGGGCACGCCACCCTCCATCCTAGCACGCCACAACCGCCGCCGCGTGGCCGGCTCCCCGGACGCCAACGACTCCATGACGCCCAAGAGCACCCCCGTCAAGATCCTCCCCTTCTCGCCCTCGCAG TTCTTAAACATGTGGACCAAACAGGACACGTATGAGCTGGAGAACCCCTCTCTGACCTCCACCCCTGTGTGCACCCAGAAAGCCATAGTCACCACACCCCTGCACCGAGACAAGACTCCACTCATCCAGAAGGAGAACTCTGT ATTCATTACTCCAAATCACAAATCATCCGATTTGGATGCCCAGCCACGCACTCCAACTCCCTTTAAAAACGCCATGGAGAAATACGGCCCCCTGCGCCCGCTG CCTGCTACACCGAATCTTGAGGAGGATCTGAAGGAGGTACTTCGTAACGAGGCGGGAATTGAACTGATGTTAGAAGACACTCCTCCCCCGGAACAGCGACGTAAACAATCA CAACGACCTCCAGTGAAGAAAGTGCGGAAGTCACTAGCACTGGACGTGATTGACTGCAATGAGTCAAGACTCCTGCCTGGCAAGGTCATGCCGAAACTGAGCCCTAag GCTGAGACGTCCCTCTCTTCGTCCTTCAACTCCTCCTCGTTTTCCTGTATAAAAGAGGAGAACGTTCTGGACCAAGGCTTCATCCTCGGCCCGTGTGAAAGTGGATCAGGATCACAGTGCGAACCTCTACCA ATGTCACAGGAATGGGAAGAAGTTGTGTGCGGCCGGACCAAAGACCAGCTCCTCCTGACTCAGAAAGCCAGGCGGTTTATGCGCTCCTTAAAATCTCACCCAACCAACCGTGCACTCATCCTGTCCTGA
- the ghrh gene encoding somatoliberin isoform X5: MKGACSSPLYFLSQECWRHSYIQCCPKMMERTALLAIYCLLMPISASPLYPSLKFGQRATSILLSSTVEHPLQLPNTDYSSSQTRESMFRAGRHADAIFTNSYRKVLGQISARKLLQSVMGKRIGQDTEQHFEKRQSDIQEAPFKQQLSATQKEERQPDTHRLRNFRVPWS, translated from the exons ATGAAAGGTGCCTGCTCTTCCCCACTTTATTTTCTCAGTCAAGAGTGTTGGAGACACAGCTATATTCAG TGTTGTCCAAAAATGATGGAAAGAACTGCACTACTGGCTATCTACTGTCTGCTGATGCCTATATCTGCTTCGCCTCTGTATCCATCATTGAA GTTTGGACAGAGGGCCACATCTATCTTACTGAGCTCCACAGTAGAACATCCACTGCAGCTCCCAAACACTGACTACAGCTCCTCTCAGACACGGGAATCCATGTTCAG AGCTGGAAGACATGCTGATGCCATCTTCACAAATAGCTACAGGAAGGTATTGGGTCAGATCTCAGCCAGGAAGCTTCTACAGTCCGTCATGGGTAAGAGAATTGG GCAGGACACAGAGCAGCACTTTGAGAAACGGCAGTCAGATATTCAAGAGGCACCCTTCAAACAGCAACTCAGTGCCACCCAGAAAGAGGAGAGGCAACCGGACACTCATAGGCTCAG GAATTTCCGGGTCCCATGGTCTTGA
- the rpn2 gene encoding dolichyl-diphosphooligosaccharide--protein glycosyltransferase subunit 2 isoform X1: protein MAQPRLLCVVLLALAVSAQALTPSHHLTASDVARLEARLGQPFTDLQSAYFSIMGLSKLGVTVADSDEACQFLKSNLDPTNIESLFYAAEASQALSGCEIPVSNETRDLLLAAVSEDSTVSQIQQAVGALSALGLPLASQEVVSALSAHIRKEEGVLSIINALQTAARLSQQAELGPILEEIEDLAAHLDDLGGLFLQFEEGLEATALFVSSAYALSDHMDMEPPLKEDQVIQLVNSIFSKKSWDSLSEAFSVASAAAALSNNRFHVPVIVTPQGPATVSHSQPTLKLLVTDVLCQPLASANVLVETASSVASKSVILNKAPFALQDGVFELNFMDSQPASGYYQFAVAVTGDSRLIANHVELKVKVSTEVAITNMDLSVVDKDQSIGTKTTRVDYPSKAKNSFIADSHQNFAMSFQLVDVNTGVELTPHQVFVRLHNQKTGQEVVFVAEPDTKNVYKFELDTAERKSEFDSMSGTYALYLMVGDATLQNPILWNLADVVLRFLEEEAPVAVQPKTLYIPKPEIQHLFREPEKRPPTVVSNTFTALVLSPFLLLLILWFKLGANVANLSLSPSTILFHLGHAAMLGLMYVYWTHLNMFQTLKYLAIIGSLTFLAGNRMLAQKAVKRVESKL, encoded by the exons ATGGCGCAACCCA GGTTACTTTGCGTAGTGCTCCTTGCGCTGGCTGTCAGCGCTCAAGCGTTGACACCGTCTCATCACCTCACGGCATCCGATGTGGCGAGACTGGAAGCCCGTTTGGGCCAGCCCTTCACGGACCTGCAGTCTGCATACTTCTCCATCATGGGCCTCAGCAAGCTGGGAGTTACTGTTGCAGATTCAGAT GAGGCATGTCAATTCCTGAAGTCAAATTTGGATCCAACAAATATTGAGTCTCTATTCTATGCTGCTGAGGCCAGCCAAGCACTGTCAGGATGTGAG ATCCCAGTGTCAAACGAGACGCGCGACCTCCTCCTGGCGGCGGTGAGCGAAGACTCCACTGTCTCCCAGATCCAGCAGGCCGTGGGGGCCTTGAGCGCCCTGGGTCTCCCTCTGGCCTCCCAGGAGGTGGTCAGCGCCCTCTCCGCACACATCAGGAAGGAAGAAGGCGTCCTCTC CATCATCAATGCCCTCCAGACTGCTGCTCGCCTGTCCCAGCAGGCAGAGCTTGGCCCCATCCTGGAGGAGATCGAG GACTTGGCTGCGCATCTGGATGACCTGGGTGGGCTGTTCCTGCAATTTGAGGAGGGTCTGGAGGCCACTGCTCTGTTCGTCAGCTCAGCCTACGCCCTGTCTGACCACATGGATATGGAGCCCCCACTCAAAGAG GACCAAGTCATCCAGCTGGTGAACTCTATCTTCAGCAAGAAGTCCTGGGACTCTCTGTCGGAGGCCTTCAGTGTGGCCTCTGCAGCCGCTGCCCTCTCCAACAACCGCTTCCACGTGCCCGTGATCGTCACCCCCCAGGGGCCTGCCACCGTGTCCCACAGCCAGCCAACCCTGAAG CTCCTGGTGACTGACGTGCTGTGCCAGCCCCTGGCATCTGCCAACGTGCTGGTGGAGACCGCCAGCTCTGTGGCCTCCAAGAGCGTAATTCTGAACAAGGCCCCCTTCGCACTGCAAGA TGGCGTCTTTGAGCTGAATTTCATGGACAGTCAGCCGGCCAGCGGTTACTACCAGTTCGCTGTGGCTGTGACTGGAGACAGCAGGCTGATTGCAAACCACGTGGAG CTGAAAGTGAAGGTGTCTACGGAGGTTGCCATCACTAACATGGACCTGTCTGTGGTGGACAAGGACCAGAGCATCGGCACCAAGACCACTAG GGTGGACTATCCCAGCAAGGCTAAGAACTCCTTCATCGCCGACAGCCACCAGAACTTTGCCATGTCCTTCCAGCTGGTGGATGTGAACACTGGGGTTGAGCTCACCCCTCATCAG GTCTTTGTGAGGCTGCACAACCAGAAGACAGGCCAGGAGGTGGTGTTTGTGGCCGAGCCCGACACCAAGAACGTCTACAAGTTTGAGCTGGACACGGCCGAGAGGAAGTCTGAGTTCGACTCCATGTCAGGCACCTATGCCCTGTACCTGATGGTGGGAGACGCCACCCTGCAGAACCCTATCCTCTGGAACCTG GCGGATGTTGTGCTGAGGTTCCTGGAGGAAGAGGCCCCTGTTGCCGTCCAGCCCAAAACCCTCTACATCCCCAAGCCAGAGATCCAG caCTTGTTCCGTGAGCCAGAGAAGAGGCCCCCCACGGTGGTGTCCAACACCTTCACAGCCCTCgtgctctctccattcctcttacTGCTCATCCTG TGGTTTAAACTGGGAGCTAACGTTGCCAACCTCAGCCTCTCTCCCAGCACAATACTTTTCCATCTGGGCCATGCAG ccATGCTTGGCCTGATGTATGTGTACTGGACACACCTCAACATGTTCCAGACCCTTAAGTACCTGGCCATTATTGGCAGTCTCACATTCCTCGCAGGAAACCGTATGCTGGCCCAGAAAGCAGTTAAAAG AGTTGAAAGCAAATTATAA
- the ghrh gene encoding somatoliberin isoform X1: MKGACSSPLYFLSQECWRHSYIQCCPKMMERTALLAIYCLLMPISASPLYPSLKFGQRATSILLSSTVEHPLQLPNTDYSSSQTRESMFRAGRHADAIFTNSYRKVLGQISARKLLQSVMAGRTQSSTLRNGSQIFKRHPSNSNSVPPRKRRGNRTLIGSGISGSHGLEGSSHFSSLHSYKHRTSTDLHCPTQIERLFFCMHFKDLC, encoded by the exons ATGAAAGGTGCCTGCTCTTCCCCACTTTATTTTCTCAGTCAAGAGTGTTGGAGACACAGCTATATTCAG TGTTGTCCAAAAATGATGGAAAGAACTGCACTACTGGCTATCTACTGTCTGCTGATGCCTATATCTGCTTCGCCTCTGTATCCATCATTGAA GTTTGGACAGAGGGCCACATCTATCTTACTGAGCTCCACAGTAGAACATCCACTGCAGCTCCCAAACACTGACTACAGCTCCTCTCAGACACGGGAATCCATGTTCAG AGCTGGAAGACATGCTGATGCCATCTTCACAAATAGCTACAGGAAGGTATTGGGTCAGATCTCAGCCAGGAAGCTTCTACAGTCCGTCATGG CAGGCAGGACACAGAGCAGCACTTTGAGAAACGGCAGTCAGATATTCAAGAGGCACCCTTCAAACAGCAACTCAGTGCCACCCAGAAAGAGGAGAGGCAACCGGACACTCATAGGCTCAG GAATTTCCGGGTCCCATGGTCTTGAGGGAAGCAGCCacttcagttctctccatagctATAAACACAGAACATCAACTGATCTACACTGTCCAACACAGATTGAACGGCTATTCTTTTGTATGCACTTCAAAGACTTGTGCTGA
- the ghrh gene encoding somatoliberin isoform X4, giving the protein MKGACSSPLYFLSQECWRHSYIQCCPKMMERTALLAIYCLLMPISASPLYPSLKFGQRATSILLSSTVEHPLQLPNTDYSSSQTRESMFRAGRHADAIFTNSYRKVLGQISARKLLQSVMGKRIGRQDTEQHFEKRQSDIQEAPFKQQLSATQKEERQPDTHRLRNFRVPWS; this is encoded by the exons ATGAAAGGTGCCTGCTCTTCCCCACTTTATTTTCTCAGTCAAGAGTGTTGGAGACACAGCTATATTCAG TGTTGTCCAAAAATGATGGAAAGAACTGCACTACTGGCTATCTACTGTCTGCTGATGCCTATATCTGCTTCGCCTCTGTATCCATCATTGAA GTTTGGACAGAGGGCCACATCTATCTTACTGAGCTCCACAGTAGAACATCCACTGCAGCTCCCAAACACTGACTACAGCTCCTCTCAGACACGGGAATCCATGTTCAG AGCTGGAAGACATGCTGATGCCATCTTCACAAATAGCTACAGGAAGGTATTGGGTCAGATCTCAGCCAGGAAGCTTCTACAGTCCGTCATGGGTAAGAGAATTGG CAGGCAGGACACAGAGCAGCACTTTGAGAAACGGCAGTCAGATATTCAAGAGGCACCCTTCAAACAGCAACTCAGTGCCACCCAGAAAGAGGAGAGGCAACCGGACACTCATAGGCTCAG GAATTTCCGGGTCCCATGGTCTTGA
- the LOC134462643 gene encoding uncharacterized protein LOC134462643, which produces MASAQASTDLSKISEGMSLSDLDVCFCLPQSSSVSALESSANTIQFPKDILVDFSNLSHSTLNLEWLPTSPIVLSPTVEPQQCSSFPQTHTLGLPISLAGKSTSVAAPLQKVLKTPVLTSSPNLSGLDLSANNAPWELSQIRPLLETSRVQLEWTELDLTASPRNKSAATAMAEISSLVCTATSPQPAATSQSDGQRSWKETLPLGSGQEGTQSLD; this is translated from the exons ATGGCATCAGCTCAAGCCAGCACAG ATCTCAGCAAGATCTCAGAGGGCATGTCCCTTTCAGATCTGGACGTTTGCTTTTGTCTTCCGCAAAGTTCCTCTGTCTCTGCCCTGGAGAGCTCGGCCAACACAATACAATTCCCCAAGGACATTCTGGTGGACTTCTCCAACCTGAGCCACTCTACCCTCAATCTTGAATGGCTTCCCACCTCGCCCATTGTGTTGTCCCCAACAGTGGAGCCACAGCAATGTTCCTCCTTCCCCCAAACGCACACCCTTGGGCTCCCCATATCTTTGGCTGGAAAGTCGACTTCAGTAGCAGCACCCCTTCAGAAAGTGCTCAAGACCCCGGTTTTGACCAGCTCGCCAAACCTCTCCGGTCTGGACCTGAGTGCCAACAACGCACCCTGGGAGCTCTCACAAATCAGACCCTTGTTGGAGACCTCCAGAGTTCAGCTGGAGTGGACTGAGCTTGACCTGACTGCGAGCCCAAGGAACAAATCTGCAGCGACTGCCATGGCCGAGATCTCATCCCTGGTGTGTACAGCCACGTCACCACAACCGGCTGCCACCAGCCAGTCTGATGGCCAGAGATCCTGGAAGGAGACTCTTCCGCTGGGGAGCGGACAGGAGGGCACGCAAAGTCTGGATTAA
- the ghrh gene encoding somatoliberin isoform X2, producing MKGACSSPLYFLSQECWRHSYIQCCPKMMERTALLAIYCLLMPISASPLYPSLKFGQRATSILLSSTVEHPLQLPNTDYSSSQTRESMFRAGRHADAIFTNSYRKVLGQISARKLLQSVMGRTQSSTLRNGSQIFKRHPSNSNSVPPRKRRGNRTLIGSGISGSHGLEGSSHFSSLHSYKHRTSTDLHCPTQIERLFFCMHFKDLC from the exons ATGAAAGGTGCCTGCTCTTCCCCACTTTATTTTCTCAGTCAAGAGTGTTGGAGACACAGCTATATTCAG TGTTGTCCAAAAATGATGGAAAGAACTGCACTACTGGCTATCTACTGTCTGCTGATGCCTATATCTGCTTCGCCTCTGTATCCATCATTGAA GTTTGGACAGAGGGCCACATCTATCTTACTGAGCTCCACAGTAGAACATCCACTGCAGCTCCCAAACACTGACTACAGCTCCTCTCAGACACGGGAATCCATGTTCAG AGCTGGAAGACATGCTGATGCCATCTTCACAAATAGCTACAGGAAGGTATTGGGTCAGATCTCAGCCAGGAAGCTTCTACAGTCCGTCATGG GCAGGACACAGAGCAGCACTTTGAGAAACGGCAGTCAGATATTCAAGAGGCACCCTTCAAACAGCAACTCAGTGCCACCCAGAAAGAGGAGAGGCAACCGGACACTCATAGGCTCAG GAATTTCCGGGTCCCATGGTCTTGAGGGAAGCAGCCacttcagttctctccatagctATAAACACAGAACATCAACTGATCTACACTGTCCAACACAGATTGAACGGCTATTCTTTTGTATGCACTTCAAAGACTTGTGCTGA
- the rpn2 gene encoding dolichyl-diphosphooligosaccharide--protein glycosyltransferase subunit 2 isoform X2: MPGLLCVVLLALAVSAQALTPSHHLTASDVARLEARLGQPFTDLQSAYFSIMGLSKLGVTVADSDEACQFLKSNLDPTNIESLFYAAEASQALSGCEIPVSNETRDLLLAAVSEDSTVSQIQQAVGALSALGLPLASQEVVSALSAHIRKEEGVLSIINALQTAARLSQQAELGPILEEIEDLAAHLDDLGGLFLQFEEGLEATALFVSSAYALSDHMDMEPPLKEDQVIQLVNSIFSKKSWDSLSEAFSVASAAAALSNNRFHVPVIVTPQGPATVSHSQPTLKLLVTDVLCQPLASANVLVETASSVASKSVILNKAPFALQDGVFELNFMDSQPASGYYQFAVAVTGDSRLIANHVELKVKVSTEVAITNMDLSVVDKDQSIGTKTTRVDYPSKAKNSFIADSHQNFAMSFQLVDVNTGVELTPHQVFVRLHNQKTGQEVVFVAEPDTKNVYKFELDTAERKSEFDSMSGTYALYLMVGDATLQNPILWNLADVVLRFLEEEAPVAVQPKTLYIPKPEIQHLFREPEKRPPTVVSNTFTALVLSPFLLLLILWFKLGANVANLSLSPSTILFHLGHAAMLGLMYVYWTHLNMFQTLKYLAIIGSLTFLAGNRMLAQKAVKRVESKL, translated from the exons ATGCCAG GGTTACTTTGCGTAGTGCTCCTTGCGCTGGCTGTCAGCGCTCAAGCGTTGACACCGTCTCATCACCTCACGGCATCCGATGTGGCGAGACTGGAAGCCCGTTTGGGCCAGCCCTTCACGGACCTGCAGTCTGCATACTTCTCCATCATGGGCCTCAGCAAGCTGGGAGTTACTGTTGCAGATTCAGAT GAGGCATGTCAATTCCTGAAGTCAAATTTGGATCCAACAAATATTGAGTCTCTATTCTATGCTGCTGAGGCCAGCCAAGCACTGTCAGGATGTGAG ATCCCAGTGTCAAACGAGACGCGCGACCTCCTCCTGGCGGCGGTGAGCGAAGACTCCACTGTCTCCCAGATCCAGCAGGCCGTGGGGGCCTTGAGCGCCCTGGGTCTCCCTCTGGCCTCCCAGGAGGTGGTCAGCGCCCTCTCCGCACACATCAGGAAGGAAGAAGGCGTCCTCTC CATCATCAATGCCCTCCAGACTGCTGCTCGCCTGTCCCAGCAGGCAGAGCTTGGCCCCATCCTGGAGGAGATCGAG GACTTGGCTGCGCATCTGGATGACCTGGGTGGGCTGTTCCTGCAATTTGAGGAGGGTCTGGAGGCCACTGCTCTGTTCGTCAGCTCAGCCTACGCCCTGTCTGACCACATGGATATGGAGCCCCCACTCAAAGAG GACCAAGTCATCCAGCTGGTGAACTCTATCTTCAGCAAGAAGTCCTGGGACTCTCTGTCGGAGGCCTTCAGTGTGGCCTCTGCAGCCGCTGCCCTCTCCAACAACCGCTTCCACGTGCCCGTGATCGTCACCCCCCAGGGGCCTGCCACCGTGTCCCACAGCCAGCCAACCCTGAAG CTCCTGGTGACTGACGTGCTGTGCCAGCCCCTGGCATCTGCCAACGTGCTGGTGGAGACCGCCAGCTCTGTGGCCTCCAAGAGCGTAATTCTGAACAAGGCCCCCTTCGCACTGCAAGA TGGCGTCTTTGAGCTGAATTTCATGGACAGTCAGCCGGCCAGCGGTTACTACCAGTTCGCTGTGGCTGTGACTGGAGACAGCAGGCTGATTGCAAACCACGTGGAG CTGAAAGTGAAGGTGTCTACGGAGGTTGCCATCACTAACATGGACCTGTCTGTGGTGGACAAGGACCAGAGCATCGGCACCAAGACCACTAG GGTGGACTATCCCAGCAAGGCTAAGAACTCCTTCATCGCCGACAGCCACCAGAACTTTGCCATGTCCTTCCAGCTGGTGGATGTGAACACTGGGGTTGAGCTCACCCCTCATCAG GTCTTTGTGAGGCTGCACAACCAGAAGACAGGCCAGGAGGTGGTGTTTGTGGCCGAGCCCGACACCAAGAACGTCTACAAGTTTGAGCTGGACACGGCCGAGAGGAAGTCTGAGTTCGACTCCATGTCAGGCACCTATGCCCTGTACCTGATGGTGGGAGACGCCACCCTGCAGAACCCTATCCTCTGGAACCTG GCGGATGTTGTGCTGAGGTTCCTGGAGGAAGAGGCCCCTGTTGCCGTCCAGCCCAAAACCCTCTACATCCCCAAGCCAGAGATCCAG caCTTGTTCCGTGAGCCAGAGAAGAGGCCCCCCACGGTGGTGTCCAACACCTTCACAGCCCTCgtgctctctccattcctcttacTGCTCATCCTG TGGTTTAAACTGGGAGCTAACGTTGCCAACCTCAGCCTCTCTCCCAGCACAATACTTTTCCATCTGGGCCATGCAG ccATGCTTGGCCTGATGTATGTGTACTGGACACACCTCAACATGTTCCAGACCCTTAAGTACCTGGCCATTATTGGCAGTCTCACATTCCTCGCAGGAAACCGTATGCTGGCCCAGAAAGCAGTTAAAAG AGTTGAAAGCAAATTATAA
- the ghrh gene encoding somatoliberin isoform X3 → MMERTALLAIYCLLMPISASPLYPSLKFGQRATSILLSSTVEHPLQLPNTDYSSSQTRESMFRAGRHADAIFTNSYRKVLGQISARKLLQSVMAGRTQSSTLRNGSQIFKRHPSNSNSVPPRKRRGNRTLIGSGISGSHGLEGSSHFSSLHSYKHRTSTDLHCPTQIERLFFCMHFKDLC, encoded by the exons ATGATGGAAAGAACTGCACTACTGGCTATCTACTGTCTGCTGATGCCTATATCTGCTTCGCCTCTGTATCCATCATTGAA GTTTGGACAGAGGGCCACATCTATCTTACTGAGCTCCACAGTAGAACATCCACTGCAGCTCCCAAACACTGACTACAGCTCCTCTCAGACACGGGAATCCATGTTCAG AGCTGGAAGACATGCTGATGCCATCTTCACAAATAGCTACAGGAAGGTATTGGGTCAGATCTCAGCCAGGAAGCTTCTACAGTCCGTCATGG CAGGCAGGACACAGAGCAGCACTTTGAGAAACGGCAGTCAGATATTCAAGAGGCACCCTTCAAACAGCAACTCAGTGCCACCCAGAAAGAGGAGAGGCAACCGGACACTCATAGGCTCAG GAATTTCCGGGTCCCATGGTCTTGAGGGAAGCAGCCacttcagttctctccatagctATAAACACAGAACATCAACTGATCTACACTGTCCAACACAGATTGAACGGCTATTCTTTTGTATGCACTTCAAAGACTTGTGCTGA